One window from the genome of Eucalyptus grandis isolate ANBG69807.140 chromosome 7, ASM1654582v1, whole genome shotgun sequence encodes:
- the LOC120296392 gene encoding stromal 70 kDa heat shock-related protein, chloroplastic-like, producing the protein MASCAAQIHSLGLARTGSSSRTPKRADRRSSSLFFGESLDSRKVSFLKLTAKSPNRRRTSSVGPVRVVSEKVVGIDLGTTNSAVAAMEGGKPTIVTNAEGQRTTPSVVAYTKGGDRLVGQIAKRQAVVNPENTFFSVKRFIGRKMSEVDEEAKQVSYKVVRDENGNVKFECPAIGKQFAAEEISAQVLRKLVDDASKFLNDKVTKAVVTVPAYFNDSQRTATKDAGRIAGLEVLRIINEPTAASLAYGFEKKNNETILVFDLGGGTFDVSVLEVGDGVFEVLSTSGDTHLGGDDFDKRIVDWIAADFKRDEGIDLLKDKQALQRLTEAAEKAKIELSSLTQTNISLPFITATADGPKHIEKTLTRVKFEELCSNLLDRLKTPVETALRDAKLTIKDLDEVILVGGSTRIPAVQELVRKMTGKEPNVTVNPDEVVALGAAVQAGVLAGDVSDIVLLDVTPLSLGLETLGGVMTKIIPRNTTLPTSKSEVFSTAADGQTSVEINVLQGEREFVRDNKSLGSFRLDGIPPAPRGVPQIEVKFDIDANGILSVTAVDKGTGKKQDITITGASTLPSDEVERMVKEAEKFAKEDKEKRDAIDTKNQADSVVYQTEKQLKELGDKVPGPVKEKVEAKLKELKDAMSSGSTQAIKDAMAALNQEVMQLGQSLYSQPGAAGAGPAPGAGAGSSDSSSETGQDGDVIDADFTDSK; encoded by the exons ATGGCGTCCTGCGCGGCTCAAATCCACAGCCTGGGTCTAGCTCGAACTGGGTCGTCTTCAAGAACCCCCAAGAGAGCGGATCGCCGATCAAGTTCCTTGTTTTTCGGAGAGTCTCTGGATTCAAGAAAGGTCTCGTTCTTGAAGCTGACCGCCAAAAGTCCGAATAGGAGGAGGACGAGCAGTGTGGGACCGGTGAGAGTGGTGAGTGAGAAAGTGGTGGGCATCGATTTGGGGACGACGAactcggcggtggcggcgatggAGGGAGGGAAGCCCACCATTGTGACCAACGCCGAGGGGCAGAGGACCACACCGTCCGTGGTGGCGTACACGAAAGGTGGTGACCGGCTGGTCGGGCAGATAGCGAAGCGGCAGGCCGTGGTGAACCCGGAAAACACCTTCTTCTCGGTGAAGAGGTTCATCGGGAGGAAGATGTCCGAGGTGGACGAGGAGGCCAAGCAGGTTTCGTATAAGGTGGTAAGGGATGAGAATGGGAATGTCAAGTTTGAGTGCCCTGCTATTGGCAAGCAGTTCGCTGCTGAGGAGATTTCTGCTCAG GTGCTGAGAAAACTTGTGGATGATGCTTCAAAGTTTCTGAATGACAAAGTAACTAAAGCAGTGGTCACTGTTCCTGCTTACTTCAATGACTCACAAAGGACCGCAACAAAGGATGCTGGACGTATAGCTGGCTTAGAAGTGCTTCGCATTATTAATGAACCTACTGCTGCATCACTGGCGTATGggtttgaaaagaaaaacaatgagaCCATTCTGGTGTTCGACCTTGGCGGTGGAACTTTTGATGTCTCTG TTCTTGAAGTTGGAGATGGAGTCTTCGAAGTGCTTTCAACATCTGGAGACACACATTTGGGTGGCGATGACTTTGACAAG AGAATTGTGGATTGGATAGCAGCAGACTTCAAGAGGGATGAAGGTATAGATCTTCTGAAGGACAAGCAAGCCCTTCAAAGGTTGACTGAGGCTGCTGAGAAAGCTAAGATCGAATTGTCATCTTTAACCCAGACGAACATCAG CTTGCCGTTTATTACTGCCACTGCAGATGGACCAAAGCACATTGAAAAGACACTGACAAGGGTCAAATTTGAGGAGTTGTGTTCAAACTTACTTGACAG GCTTAAAACACCAGTTGAAACTGCATTAAGAGATGCTAAACTCACCATCAAGGATCTGGATGAGGTCATCCTTGTCGGAGGTTCGACACGTATCCCAGCCGTGCAGGAGCTTGTACGGAAGATGACTGGGAAGGAACCCAATGTCACTGTCAACCCCGATGAGGTTGTTGCACTTGGAGCTGCTGTTCAG GCGGGTGTTTTGGCTGGAGATGTTAGCGACATTGTTCTTTTAGATGTGACACCACTATCTCTTGGTTTGGAGACACTGGGTGGTGTCATGACCAAGATCATTCCAAGGAACACAACTCTCCCGACTTCTAAATCAGAAGTTTTCTCTACTGCAGCTGATGGTCAAACTAGCGTCGAGATTAATGTCCTCCAAGGGGAGAGGGAGTTTGTTAGGGATAATAAATCTCTCGGCAGCTTCCGCCTTGACGGTATCCCACCAGCTCCTCGAGGTGTCCCTCAAATTGAGGTCAAGTTTGATATCGATGCCAATGGAATTCTCTCTGTTACTGCTGTGGATAAAGGAACTGGAAAGAAGCAAGATATCACTATTACTGGTGCCAGCACTTTGCCTAGTGATGAG GTAGAAAGGATGGTGAAGGAAGCGGAGAAATTTGCAAAGGAGGACAAAGAGAAGAGGGATGCCATAGACACGAAGAACCAGGCAGACTCGGTGGTGTACCAGACCGAAAAGCAGCTCAAGGAGCTGGGTGACAAGGTCCCTGGCCCTGTGAAAGAGAAGGTCGAGGCCAAATTGAAGGAGCTCAAGGACGCGATGTCAAGTGGTTCGACCCAAGCCATCAAGGATGCGATGGCTGCGCTTAACCAGGAGGTGATGCAGCTTGGTCAGTCTCTGTATAGCCAACCTGGTGCTGCTGGTGCAGGCCCAGCACCAGGCGCCGGAGCTGGGTCTTCGGACTCCTCCAGCGAAACAGGCCAGGATGGAGATGTCATCGACGCAGATTTCACTGACAGCAAGTGA